Below is a genomic region from Pseudazoarcus pumilus.
CGCAGCAGATGCGCGAGGCCGTGGAGCCACTCGCCGGCCGCCTCGAACGTGCGCTGGTGGTCAGCGTCGCGGCGGGTTTGCGCATCGGCGACCTGTCGCGCTGGCTCGATGGCTTTGATCGCATCGTGCGCGCGATGCCCAACACGCCGGCACTGGTCGGTGCCGGCGTGAGCGGTCTGTGTGCGGGGCCTGGTGTCGATGGCGAAGATCGCGAACTGGCCGGGCGCATGCTCGCGTCGGTCGGCAGCGTCGTCTGGGTCGAGGACGAGGCGCGCATGGACGCGGTCACGGCCGTTTCGGGCAGCGGACCGGCCTACGTATTCCACTTCATCGAGGCGCTCGAGGCGGCGGCCGTGGCGCGCGGCTTCGACGCCGACACGGCGCGGCGGCTGGCCATCGATACCGTGCTCGGCGCGGCGAAGCTGGCGGCCGAATCCGATGACGGCCCGGACGTGCTGCGCCAGAAGGTGACCTCCAGGGGCGGCACCACGGCGGCTGCGCTGGCGGTGTTCGAGCAGGGCGGCTTCATGGGCCTGGTCGATCGTGCGGTGGCCGCGGCGGAAGCGCGCGGTCGCGCGCTCGGCGAAGAACTGGGCAGGGGTTGAGTACATGCTCGCGACCATTCTCTTCCTGCTGCTCAACTTCGTCTTCGGCGCCTTCACATTGCTGCTGCTGGTGCGTTTTTTCATGCAGTGGCAGCGCGTGCCCTTCCACAACCAGATGGGTCATTTCGTGCTCGCCACCACCGACTGGCTGGTGCGGCCGCTGCGCCGCGTCGTGCCCGGCCTGTGGGGGCTGGACATGGCCAGCCTGCTGCCGGCCTGGCTCGCTCAGGTGGCCTTCGTCGCGATCGAACTCGTGCTGCGTGGTGTGCCCTTCGGCGGAGCCGGTGGAGTCGCGCTGGGGCTGGCCGGCATGGGCCTGGTGGGGCTGGCGCGCATGGCGGTGTATGTGATCTTCGCGCTGGTGCTGGTGTCGGCGGTGCTCTCGTGGGTCAGCCCGCATGCGCCGGCCGCGCCGATGATCCGCCGTCTGGCCGAACCCTTTCTGCGCCCGTTCCGGCGCATCGTGCCAACCATCGCCAACGTCGACCTGTCGCCGCTGGTGCTGCTGCTGTTGCTGCAGATCGTGCTGGTGGTGCTGGCCGGGCTGCGCGGCAACTTCCTGCCGCTGATCGTCGGCGGCTGAAGTCCGAACACCCGGCAACCCGACGACCAAGGACAACGCGGTAGGTCAATGGGATGGACTCCTCCCCCTTACGGCATCGAGGTGCCAGACTGAGAATTGCATTCCCAGTCACAGGTTGAGGAGGAGTCCGAGATGAAGATTACGCGCCTTGGCATTGATCTGGCAAAGCAGGTGTTTCAGTTGCATGGGGTGGATGAGCGGGGTCATCGGGTGTTGCGCCGTCAGGTACGGCGGGCGCAGCTGCTGGAGTATCTGGCGCGTCTTGAGCCGTGCCTGATCGGGATGGAGGCGTGCGCCGGTGCGCACCACTGGGCGCGGCGCCTGCGCGAGCTGGGCCATGATGTGCGGCTCATTGCGCCGCAATTTGTGAAGCCGTACGTGCGTGGCAACAAGAACGATGCCAACGACGCGGAGGCGATCTGCGAAGCGGTGGGTCGTCCGGACATGCGCTTTGTGCGCATCAAGACGGTGGCGCAGCAGGACATTCAGGCGCTGCACCGGGTGCGCAGCGAGCGGGTGACCTCACGCACGGCGCTGGTCAATCAGATTCGCGGCCTGGTGGGCGAGTACGGGATTGCGATCGCACAAGGGGTCAGGCAGGTACGGGTGGCGCTGCCCGTGCTGATCGAGAACGCAGACGAGCGGCTCAGCGAGGCGTTCGTGCAGATTCTGTCGGAACAGTACGACGATCTGGTCGCGCTCGATGAGCGCATCGCCCGGCTCGACGCACAGATCGAGCGCATCGCGCGCGAGGATGGGGCCGCGCGACGGCTGATGAGTTTGCGCGGAGTGGGCCCGATCACCGCCACCGCGCTGGTGGCCAGCTTGGGCGATGGCCGTCAGTTCGCCCGGGCGCGCCAGGCCAGTGCCTGGGCGGGGATCGTGCCAGCGCAGCACGCGAGCGGGGGCAAGCAGCGCCTGCTGGGCATCAGCAAGCGCGGTGACGCGTATGTGCGCACCTTGCTTATCCACGGCGCGCGCTCGGTGATCAAGAACTGCGCGCACAAGGACGATGCGTTGAGCTGTTGGGTGCAGGCGCTGTGCGCGCGACGCAACAAGAACGTGGCCGCGGTGGCGCTGGCCAACAAGACGCTACGCATGGCCTGGGCGTTGTTGGTGCGAGGCGGTGAGTACGATCCGGAGCATGCACGAACACGGACCGAAGAGCCTGTGGGTGTGGCGTGAGCGCTGCGCAGTGATTGAAGTGAATCGAAGTAACGAGAAGGAGTAAGCCCCTACCGTCGATTGCGAAGCCCAAGTCGTGGATGGCTCACAGGTCGAACCGACGTCGGCACAGCCTGCTTAACGCGAAGTGCTCCCAAGCACGATAGGTCGATCAGGCGCCGGCGTGCGAATAGCCCATCGAGACCCGAGCAAATGCGCTCAACTACTGAGGTCGGATATACGTGCGCAGTCGTACCCAACAGCCAAAGACGACAAAAGGCTTGCAAACGGGAGGAGTCCATATACGCGTCGAGCCGAAGGCGAGTGCGACAACCCGGTCCGTACAACGACCCGTTTCGGCATGTCCGACGGCGGTGTCGCACTCGCTGCGCTCGTCGCGACCTACCCTTCGTACATCACGCGGCCCTCGACCAGCGTGTAGCGCACCAGACCGGGCACTTCGTGACCGAGGAAGGGGGTGTTCTTGCCCTGGCTCCTGAGACGCTCGCGCGTGACCGTGTGGCGCGCCTGCGGGTCGAACACGCACACGTCGGCGCGCGCACCCGGTGCAAGATGGCCGCCGCGACGGATGCCGACCAGGCGCGCCGCATCCGAAGTGACGCGCGCCAGCGCCGCGGGCAGCGGCACACCGTCCTGCTCGGCCCATTGCAGCGTCATCGACAGCAGCAGTTCCAGGCCAGTGGCGCCGGGTTCGGATTCGCTGAACGGCGTGAGCTTGCCGTCGTCGTCGACCGGCGTGTGATCCGAGCACAGCGCGTCGATGCGCCCGTCGGCGAGCGCCGCGCGCAGCGCGTCGCGGTCACTCGCTTCGCGCAGTGGTGGCACGAGATGGCAGTTGGGGTCGAAATAACCGATGTCCTGGTCGCACAGGTGCAGGTGGTTGATCGAGACGTCGCAGGTGACTTCCATGCCTTCGGCGCGCGCCTGCTCGATCAGCGCCAGCCCCTCGGCGCTGGACAGGCGCGTGACGTGCAGCCTGGCGCCGGTTGCCCGTGCCAGACGCAGGTGGGCGAAGAGCGCGATGGTTTCGGCCGCAACCGGAATGCCGGCCAGGCCCAGGCGCGCGGCGACCTCGCCGTCGTGGGCGTTGCCGGTGCGCGCCAGGAAGGGTGCGAGCGGTTGCAGCCAGACGGGGAAGCCGAAGGTCGCCGCGTACTGCATTGCGCGCATCAGCACCGTGTCGTCGACGATGGGCACATTGGCCTGGCTGAACGCGAAACAGCCGGCGTCGAACAGTTGCGACATCTCGGCCAGGCGTTCGCCGGCGAGGCCGACGGTGAGTGCGCCGACGGGATAGACGTGGGCGCAGTTGAGCTGTTTGGCGCGATAGCACAGCATCTCGACCAGGCCGGGTTCGTCGAGCGCGGGGTCGGTGTCGGGCGGGATGGCGAGGCTGGTCACGCCGCCGGCCATCGCGGCGGCCATCTCGGACTCGAGCGTGGCGCGGTACTCGAAGCCGGGTTCGCGCAGGCGCGCGGCCAGATCG
It encodes:
- a CDS encoding dihydroorotase — protein: MNLKISNGRLVDPAHERDEVCDVYVSDGRIVALGTAPEGFAAERVIDASGLVVCPGLVDLAARLREPGFEYRATLESEMAAAMAGGVTSLAIPPDTDPALDEPGLVEMLCYRAKQLNCAHVYPVGALTVGLAGERLAEMSQLFDAGCFAFSQANVPIVDDTVLMRAMQYAATFGFPVWLQPLAPFLARTGNAHDGEVAARLGLAGIPVAAETIALFAHLRLARATGARLHVTRLSSAEGLALIEQARAEGMEVTCDVSINHLHLCDQDIGYFDPNCHLVPPLREASDRDALRAALADGRIDALCSDHTPVDDDGKLTPFSESEPGATGLELLLSMTLQWAEQDGVPLPAALARVTSDAARLVGIRRGGHLAPGARADVCVFDPQARHTVTRERLRSQGKNTPFLGHEVPGLVRYTLVEGRVMYEG
- a CDS encoding IS110 family RNA-guided transposase, translated to MKITRLGIDLAKQVFQLHGVDERGHRVLRRQVRRAQLLEYLARLEPCLIGMEACAGAHHWARRLRELGHDVRLIAPQFVKPYVRGNKNDANDAEAICEAVGRPDMRFVRIKTVAQQDIQALHRVRSERVTSRTALVNQIRGLVGEYGIAIAQGVRQVRVALPVLIENADERLSEAFVQILSEQYDDLVALDERIARLDAQIERIAREDGAARRLMSLRGVGPITATALVASLGDGRQFARARQASAWAGIVPAQHASGGKQRLLGISKRGDAYVRTLLIHGARSVIKNCAHKDDALSCWVQALCARRNKNVAAVALANKTLRMAWALLVRGGEYDPEHARTRTEEPVGVA
- a CDS encoding YggT family protein, which encodes MLATILFLLLNFVFGAFTLLLLVRFFMQWQRVPFHNQMGHFVLATTDWLVRPLRRVVPGLWGLDMASLLPAWLAQVAFVAIELVLRGVPFGGAGGVALGLAGMGLVGLARMAVYVIFALVLVSAVLSWVSPHAPAAPMIRRLAEPFLRPFRRIVPTIANVDLSPLVLLLLLQIVLVVLAGLRGNFLPLIVGG
- the proC gene encoding pyrroline-5-carboxylate reductase — its product is MKIVFLGGGNMAAALIGGMLERGFDAHELSVVELAPERREWLVGQFGVGVTGVADDVVREADAVVLAVKPQQMREAVEPLAGRLERALVVSVAAGLRIGDLSRWLDGFDRIVRAMPNTPALVGAGVSGLCAGPGVDGEDRELAGRMLASVGSVVWVEDEARMDAVTAVSGSGPAYVFHFIEALEAAAVARGFDADTARRLAIDTVLGAAKLAAESDDGPDVLRQKVTSRGGTTAAALAVFEQGGFMGLVDRAVAAAEARGRALGEELGRG